In the genome of Thermodesulfobacteriota bacterium, the window TTTCCGTTATCGTTTTTAATTTCCTTGTTGCAGTTACGGTAGTTTATTGAGCTCTTATTCCATCCTCCGTTTTTCTTCTTACAGTTGGCATATAGGTAAGAGCCTTCAACGTATGCGTTCTTGCAGCTATCTCTATAGCTTCCCTTGGGAATCTTTCCTCCAGCGCCCCTGCAGCTAAGCTCGCCGTTATTGTTGCTTATATCACCTTTGCATTTCTTGTAGTTAAGCTTCGTATTATTCCAAGATCCGTCTGCTCTCTCACAGCTTGCCTTTAATTTGCCATCGCTAACCCTGATATCTTTACAACTGCTTTCGTAGCTGCCGGAAGGAGGTCTTTTACCCTGTCTTTTTTTGCAAGTCAGTACTCCGTTATTGTTTGATATATCTCCCTCACACTGATTAGAGCGCAGAGTGGATGTTTCATAATTCCCATCGGCTTTCTTACACTGCGCCCATAGAAGACCACCCGTCATGACTTGAATGTCTTTGCATGTTTCCTTATAGCTGCCCGGCGGGATACCTGTCTGTGCATTAGATGGACTAACCAAATACGGCAAGAAAATTAGCAGGCCGAATATAACAGGAATAATAAATATATGAGAAGAGTATTTCTGATTCATTTTCCATCCTCCAAGGAATATTTGAATCTGATGATAAACCTTTAACCATCCATCAATATAATTTATCTAAGACCCTATCTGCCATAAAGCCCGTCATCGCTGTGAGGGTCTTCGTTAGCTCCCTTCATCTGCCTTATAGAGTCATTAT includes:
- a CDS encoding CVNH domain-containing protein, which codes for MNQKYSSHIFIIPVIFGLLIFLPYLVSPSNAQTGIPPGSYKETCKDIQVMTGGLLWAQCKKADGNYETSTLRSNQCEGDISNNNGVLTCKKRQGKRPPSGSYESSCKDIRVSDGKLKASCERADGSWNNTKLNYKKCKGDISNNNGELSCRGAGGKIPKGSYRDSCKNAYVEGSYLYANCKKKNGGWNKSSINYRNCNKEIKNDNGNLVCGGGHSNYPSGSYKKSCKNLYMEGKYLEADCKNDNGKWKHSSINYKNCNRGIYNDNGKLRCNN